A stretch of Melospiza georgiana isolate bMelGeo1 unplaced genomic scaffold, bMelGeo1.pri scaffold_29, whole genome shotgun sequence DNA encodes these proteins:
- the LOC131096365 gene encoding olfactory receptor 14J1-like, producing LHMPMFFFLLNLALTDLGMICTIVPKAMHNSLWDTTTISYTGCAAQVFFFAFFMSAELSLLTIMCYDRYVSICKPLHYGTLLGSRACAHMAAAAWATGFLYSLMHTANTFSLPLCHGNALGQFFCEIPQILKLSCSKSYLREFGLIVFSISLLFGCFLFIVVTYVQIFRAVLRIPSEQGRHKAFSTCLPHLAVLSLFLSTGFFAYLKPPSMTSPSLDLTLSVLYSVVPPALNPLIYSLRNQELKACDPS from the exons ctgcacatgcccatgttcttcttcctgctcaacctggccctcacgGACCTGGGCATGATCTGCACCattgtccccaaagccatgcacaattccctctgggacaccacgaccatctcctacactggatgtgctgctcaggtcttcttctttgcctttttcatgtcagcagagctttccctcctgaccatcatgtgctacgaccgctatgtatccatctgcaaacccctgcactacgggaccctcctgggcagcagagcttgtgcccacatggcagcagctgcctgggccactGGCTTTCTCTATTCACTgatgcacacagccaatacattttccctgcccctgtgccatggcaatgccctcggccagttcttctgtgaaatcccacagatcctcaagctctcctgctccaaatcctacctcagggaatttgggctcattgtgttttccatttctttactatttggttgttttctgttcATTGTTGTTacctatgtgcagatcttcagggctgtgctgaggatcccctctgagcagggacggcacaaagccttttccacctgcctccctcacctggctgtgctctccctgtttctcagCACTGGTTTTtttgcctacctgaagcccccctccatgacctccccatccctggatctgaccctgtcagttctgtactcggtggtgcctccagccctgaaccccctcatctacagcctaaggaaccaggagctcaaggct tgtgatcccagttga